The following coding sequences lie in one Sphingomonas sp. M1-B02 genomic window:
- the rsmD gene encoding 16S rRNA (guanine(966)-N(2))-methyltransferase RsmD, producing the protein MRIIAGTWRGRPLVSPKGDATRPTADRTREALFSMLTSRLGSFEGLAVADLFAGSGALGLEALSRGAATCLFVEQDKAALDTLKANVAKLGAKGADVRPTSALALGSAIKPLDLILMDPPYGTGAGAVALDKLGRLGWTSPATWISIETAKEEQVDVAGFAIDASRVHGKARITLLRVA; encoded by the coding sequence ATGCGGATCATTGCCGGCACCTGGCGCGGCCGCCCCCTCGTATCGCCAAAAGGCGACGCCACCCGTCCCACCGCCGATCGCACCCGCGAGGCGCTCTTCTCGATGCTCACCAGCCGCCTCGGCAGCTTCGAGGGGCTAGCCGTCGCCGATCTCTTCGCTGGCTCGGGCGCCCTCGGCCTCGAAGCATTGTCGCGCGGCGCCGCCACCTGCCTGTTCGTCGAGCAGGACAAGGCCGCGCTCGATACGCTCAAGGCCAATGTCGCCAAGCTCGGCGCAAAGGGGGCCGACGTCCGCCCCACCTCGGCGCTCGCGCTCGGCAGCGCGATCAAGCCGCTCGACCTGATCCTGATGGACCCGCCTTATGGCACCGGCGCGGGCGCCGTGGCGCTCGACAAGCTCGGCCGCCTCGGCTGGACGAGCCCTGCGACCTGGATCAGCATCGAGACCGCGAAGGAAGAGCAGGTCGACGTCGCCGGCTTCGCGATCGACGCCAGCCGCGTCCACGGCAAGGCGCGAATCACGCTGCTACGCGTCGCCTGA
- a CDS encoding pseudouridine synthase — MPPSNAKESQRIAKLLARAGIASRREIERMIADGRIALNGVVLDTPATLLTSLEGVTVDGNPVEAPEPARLFRYHKPAGLLTAERDFTGRPTIYDRLPPGLPRVIPVGRLDLGTEGLLLLTTDGELKRELELPSTGVERSYRARAYGHVTQAQLEELMLGVEIEGVRYGSINANIERRTGANLWIEMTLTEGKNREVRRVLEHLGLQVSRLIRTRYGPFYLGDLPIGDVDEIRASDLNTFRTVLSKPGGGKAASNLQFAVRARVVASPAPRPEPVRPGPRREPERSATRAAGAARHSTPRPEAPGGEARFPTRVAPNHSDAPREEVPRRGPLVGKPFGSSGENRFPKRTVVPRQERLARAEAPARRGAGCNAPAEASDAPRPDRKEARFTPRVTPGRADPGRPARSEAIEKPARAARARAHRDTQEPRSGEIGDGPRKLPRTRGPSDGRGKPAKPKRPTRSRK, encoded by the coding sequence GTGCCCCCGTCCAACGCCAAAGAATCGCAGCGCATCGCGAAGCTGCTCGCCCGTGCCGGAATCGCGTCGCGTCGCGAAATCGAACGCATGATCGCCGATGGGCGCATCGCGCTCAACGGCGTCGTGCTCGATACCCCCGCCACTCTTCTCACCTCGCTCGAAGGCGTCACCGTCGACGGCAATCCGGTCGAGGCGCCCGAGCCGGCGCGGCTGTTCCGCTATCACAAGCCCGCCGGGCTGCTGACCGCCGAGCGCGACTTCACCGGAAGGCCGACGATCTACGATCGCCTGCCCCCGGGCCTACCCCGCGTGATCCCGGTCGGAAGGCTCGATCTGGGCACCGAGGGGCTGCTGCTCCTCACCACCGACGGCGAACTCAAGCGCGAGCTCGAACTGCCGTCGACCGGCGTCGAGCGCAGCTATCGCGCCCGCGCTTATGGCCATGTCACCCAGGCCCAGCTCGAGGAACTGATGCTCGGCGTCGAGATCGAGGGCGTCCGCTACGGATCGATCAACGCCAATATCGAGCGGCGCACCGGCGCCAATTTGTGGATCGAGATGACGCTGACCGAGGGCAAGAACCGCGAAGTCCGCCGCGTGCTCGAACATCTCGGCCTCCAGGTCAGCCGCTTGATCCGCACCCGCTACGGGCCCTTCTATCTCGGCGATCTTCCGATCGGCGACGTCGACGAGATCCGCGCGAGCGATCTCAACACCTTCCGCACCGTGCTGAGCAAGCCCGGCGGCGGCAAGGCGGCGTCGAACCTGCAATTCGCGGTCCGCGCCCGCGTCGTCGCCTCGCCCGCGCCCAGGCCCGAGCCGGTCCGCCCCGGCCCGCGCCGCGAGCCCGAGCGTTCGGCGACCCGCGCCGCCGGTGCCGCCCGCCACTCGACGCCGCGTCCCGAAGCGCCCGGCGGCGAAGCACGCTTCCCTACGCGCGTTGCTCCGAATCACAGCGATGCTCCGCGCGAGGAAGTCCCCCGCCGCGGCCCGCTCGTCGGCAAGCCCTTCGGCAGCTCGGGCGAGAATCGCTTCCCCAAGCGAACCGTCGTCCCCCGTCAGGAACGGCTCGCCCGGGCCGAAGCCCCCGCGCGCCGCGGCGCCGGCTGCAACGCCCCCGCCGAAGCGAGCGATGCGCCGCGTCCAGATCGCAAGGAAGCCCGCTTCACCCCGCGCGTGACTCCGGGCCGCGCCGATCCCGGCCGTCCCGCGCGCAGCGAGGCGATCGAGAAGCCCGCCCGCGCCGCCCGCGCCCGCGCGCATCGCGACACGCAGGAACCCCGCTCGGGCGAGATCGGCGACGGACCGCGCAAGCTCCCGCGCACCCGCGGCCCTTCGGACGGTCGCGGCAAGCCCGCCAAGCCCAAGCGCCCGACCCGGTCGCGTAAATAA
- a CDS encoding response regulator, whose product MLFGKKKRLIERLLIVEDEPLVAFDTEHFLTGEGFTIVATVDSVADGLAAVDEAEEIDLVLVDVSLADGSGVEVAEAAHARGIQVLFVTGNFPEEARRLAAGCLAKPYPHRDLLAAILAIEAVIEGNTPKKLPGSFSLFGA is encoded by the coding sequence ATGTTGTTCGGCAAGAAGAAGCGACTGATCGAGCGGCTGTTGATCGTCGAGGACGAGCCGCTGGTGGCTTTCGACACCGAACATTTCCTGACCGGCGAAGGGTTCACGATCGTCGCGACGGTCGATTCGGTGGCCGATGGGCTGGCGGCAGTGGACGAGGCGGAGGAGATCGATCTCGTGCTGGTCGATGTCAGCCTGGCCGACGGCAGCGGCGTCGAAGTGGCCGAAGCCGCGCATGCCCGCGGAATCCAGGTGCTGTTCGTGACCGGCAACTTCCCCGAGGAGGCGCGGCGGCTGGCCGCGGGCTGCCTGGCCAAACCCTATCCGCACCGCGACCTGCTCGCCGCGATCCTGGCGATCGAGGCGGTGATCGAAGGCAACACGCCCAAGAAGCTGCCGGGCAGTTTCAGCCTGTTCGGGGCGTAA
- a CDS encoding SRPBCC family protein, which produces MVEGCAVVTAPRLVCPYHAWTYALDGRLTGLPRADTFPGLDKSEHGLKRLPTHEAGGLIWFSFDESADFGEAETLARDFEAFDLAGQHLFRRRTHDVRANWKLIMDAFLEGYHIQRLHAGTIAPFFKDGVSTADAIGPHQRSAVGREAGHAALSSSDWATLRSAITYTYQMFPGTVLVVSPDYINLMVLMPQAADRVLVEDFMLIPQASATEKALAHWERGWELLDGGAFAGEDFRACELGQQGLASGSLDRLTLGTLERGIRSFHDAVDRALTPRTG; this is translated from the coding sequence CTGGTCGAGGGATGCGCGGTGGTGACGGCACCGCGGCTGGTCTGCCCCTATCATGCCTGGACCTATGCGCTCGACGGCCGCCTCACCGGCCTGCCCCGCGCCGACACCTTCCCCGGCCTCGACAAATCCGAGCATGGGCTGAAGCGCCTGCCGACCCACGAGGCGGGCGGCTTGATCTGGTTCAGCTTCGACGAAAGCGCCGACTTCGGCGAAGCGGAAACGCTAGCCCGCGATTTCGAGGCGTTCGATCTCGCCGGCCAGCATCTGTTCCGCCGCCGCACGCATGATGTACGCGCCAATTGGAAGCTGATCATGGACGCCTTCCTCGAAGGCTATCATATCCAGCGGCTCCACGCGGGCACGATCGCGCCCTTCTTCAAGGACGGCGTCTCCACCGCCGACGCGATCGGCCCGCACCAGCGCTCGGCGGTCGGCCGCGAGGCGGGGCATGCCGCTTTGTCGTCGAGCGACTGGGCGACGCTGCGCAGCGCGATCACCTACACCTATCAGATGTTCCCCGGCACCGTGCTCGTGGTCAGCCCGGACTATATCAACCTGATGGTGCTGATGCCCCAGGCGGCGGATCGCGTCCTCGTGGAGGATTTCATGCTGATCCCGCAAGCCTCGGCGACCGAGAAGGCGCTGGCCCATTGGGAGCGCGGCTGGGAACTGCTCGATGGCGGCGCCTTCGCGGGCGAGGATTTCCGCGCCTGCGAACTGGGCCAGCAGGGCCTCGCCTCGGGCTCGCTCGACCGGCTTACGCTCGGCACGCTCGAACGCGGCATCCGCAGCTTCCACGATGCCGTGGATCGCGCGCTTACGCCCCGAACAGGCTGA
- a CDS encoding AmpG family muropeptide MFS transporter produces MAGEAVLEEGTRGGFGATMAPYLKPRPLAALLLGISSGFPLALLLGTMTFWLAKVGIDKKTIGFAIGLTTPYTLKFLWAPLIDRVKLPVLTGLFGQRRAWLFLVQALLFCSVWMLGASQPELHLGLFAFWAIVTAFLGATQDIVIDAYRIEILSEDELAHGTANNQFGYRLGAFAAGVGTIAIASSEGLGLGWAMAYGLTGFCVLPGMLAALWAGPGLHDRVLQDEPRQSPGQWLQKTLVGPFREFLQRRGALLILLFVLVYKLGDAMGQAMLNPMIVELGFSDTEFIAINKVVGFWGLIVGVALSAPLLAWLGMGRALFVSGVLMMVSNLTFAVLASQGHSNLWLTIAVATEQVTSGMGLSIFVTYLSGLSSLAYTATQFALLSSLAGVGRTWLSSPAGILAEELGWVGFWVMTAIVALPGMILLWILWRKGFVVESVRKARAVPEAAPA; encoded by the coding sequence ATGGCGGGTGAGGCAGTGCTGGAAGAAGGGACGCGGGGCGGATTCGGCGCGACGATGGCGCCCTATCTGAAGCCGCGCCCGCTGGCTGCCTTGCTGCTGGGCATATCGAGCGGATTTCCGCTGGCGCTGTTGCTCGGCACGATGACCTTCTGGCTGGCGAAGGTGGGAATCGACAAGAAGACGATCGGCTTCGCGATCGGGCTGACCACGCCCTACACGCTCAAATTCCTGTGGGCGCCGCTGATCGATCGGGTGAAGTTGCCGGTGCTGACCGGGCTGTTCGGCCAGCGGCGGGCGTGGCTGTTCCTCGTGCAGGCGCTGCTGTTCTGCTCGGTTTGGATGCTGGGGGCGAGCCAGCCCGAGCTGCATCTGGGGCTGTTCGCTTTCTGGGCGATCGTCACCGCCTTCCTGGGCGCGACGCAGGATATCGTCATCGACGCCTATCGGATCGAGATATTGTCCGAGGACGAACTGGCACACGGGACCGCGAACAACCAGTTCGGCTATCGGCTCGGCGCCTTTGCCGCGGGCGTGGGGACGATCGCTATCGCGTCGTCCGAGGGGCTCGGGCTGGGCTGGGCGATGGCCTATGGGCTGACCGGTTTTTGCGTGCTGCCGGGGATGCTAGCGGCGCTTTGGGCCGGGCCTGGGCTGCACGACCGGGTGCTGCAGGACGAGCCGCGGCAATCGCCGGGTCAGTGGCTGCAGAAGACGCTGGTGGGGCCGTTTCGCGAATTTCTCCAGCGGCGCGGGGCGCTGCTGATCCTGCTGTTCGTGCTCGTCTACAAATTGGGCGACGCGATGGGGCAGGCGATGCTCAATCCGATGATCGTCGAGCTGGGCTTTTCGGACACCGAGTTCATCGCGATCAACAAGGTGGTGGGATTCTGGGGGCTGATCGTCGGCGTCGCGCTTTCGGCGCCTTTGCTCGCTTGGCTCGGGATGGGGCGGGCGCTGTTCGTGTCCGGCGTGCTGATGATGGTGAGCAACCTGACCTTCGCGGTGCTGGCCTCGCAGGGCCATTCGAACCTGTGGCTGACGATCGCGGTGGCGACCGAGCAGGTGACCAGTGGGATGGGGCTTTCGATCTTCGTGACCTATCTCTCGGGACTATCGAGTCTAGCCTACACTGCGACGCAATTCGCCTTGCTCTCGTCGCTTGCGGGCGTGGGGCGGACCTGGCTGTCGAGCCCGGCCGGCATTCTCGCCGAGGAACTGGGCTGGGTCGGCTTCTGGGTGATGACCGCCATCGTCGCGCTGCCGGGGATGATCCTGCTGTGGATCTTGTGGCGCAAGGGCTTCGTGGTCGAGAGCGTGCGCAAGGCGCGTGCCGTGCCTGAAGCGGCGCCGGCGTGA
- a CDS encoding DUF2939 domain-containing protein, with protein sequence MKRWIIGAAILLVALAAGWAIGSPYLTVWQLKRAAEARDVEGMLAHVDLPAVRESLKIQLRERLADAPSDDPLEALGARIAARFADPVVDAVVTPEGMRAIFATGAAASTTETPAFGLKADAMVVRRESLGHFRLVRRDGRGGELGFRLRGLGWKLVRIRMPDRDPDLP encoded by the coding sequence GTGAAGCGCTGGATCATCGGGGCGGCGATCCTGCTGGTGGCGCTGGCCGCCGGCTGGGCGATCGGATCGCCCTATCTGACGGTGTGGCAGCTCAAGCGGGCCGCCGAGGCGCGCGACGTGGAGGGGATGCTGGCGCATGTCGATCTGCCGGCGGTGCGCGAGAGCCTGAAGATCCAGTTGCGCGAACGGCTGGCGGATGCGCCGAGCGATGATCCGCTCGAGGCGCTCGGCGCGCGGATCGCGGCGCGCTTTGCCGATCCGGTGGTCGACGCGGTCGTGACGCCGGAGGGGATGCGGGCGATCTTCGCGACGGGGGCCGCCGCGAGCACGACCGAGACCCCGGCGTTCGGGCTCAAGGCCGATGCGATGGTGGTGCGGCGGGAGTCGCTCGGTCATTTCCGGCTGGTGCGTCGCGACGGGCGGGGCGGCGAGCTCGGCTTCCGGCTCCGTGGGCTCGGCTGGAAGCTGGTGCGGATCCGCATGCCCGATCGGGACCCGGACCTCCCCTAA
- a CDS encoding DUF6628 family protein — protein MSVTNPLSALLPARQPEDPGARLLLFGVRQMGAHGLNDASAAHAFLVAFGKGFQRPLVLLRTLMTEMSAQSAGPIQIAPWCCPRMTASEAALLDVIARVRTQPETAALLLADLLGVREAMGVTVTAHAVANAFADLALPID, from the coding sequence ATGTCCGTCACCAACCCCCTGTCCGCTCTGCTTCCGGCGCGGCAGCCCGAGGATCCCGGCGCGCGCCTGCTCCTGTTCGGAGTCCGCCAGATGGGCGCGCATGGGCTCAACGACGCCAGCGCCGCACATGCCTTCCTCGTCGCCTTCGGCAAGGGCTTCCAGCGCCCGCTGGTTTTGCTCCGTACGCTGATGACCGAAATGTCGGCGCAATCCGCCGGCCCGATCCAGATCGCTCCCTGGTGCTGCCCGCGCATGACCGCGTCCGAAGCGGCTTTGCTAGACGTGATCGCCCGCGTCCGCACCCAGCCCGAAACCGCCGCGCTGCTGCTCGCCGACCTGCTGGGCGTGCGCGAGGCGATGGGCGTCACCGTCACCGCGCATGCCGTGGCCAACGCCTTCGCCGATCTCGCTTTGCCGATCGATTAG
- a CDS encoding bifunctional folylpolyglutamate synthase/dihydrofolate synthase, translating into MDSASSTDPAVQRQLDRLTLLSPGADILGLERITKLLDRVGNPHLRLPPVFHVAGTNGKGSTCAFLRAAIEAAGHRCHVYSSPHLVRFNERIRLAGALIEDDHLAPLLAEVLDAGGDIGASFFEVTTAAAFLAFARTPADACVIEVGLGGRLDATNVLADPAVTGIAQLGIDHEAFLGDTILKISREKAGIAKPGRPLVVLDYSPEVNAVIAECAETAGAPLFAAPARWSFAREQDRLAYRDEAGALTTPLPALAGAHQNANLALASAMIRHQDRVEIPLAALQLAPRAARWPARMQRLSAGPLTRLLPEGSVVWLDGGHNANAAEAVSSAIAAIAGARPLHLVLGMLENKDAAAMIARFAPLAASLTAVPVPDHPHHAPEALAALGNDVGLPSRTAPDVPAALAVIAADSGPEPFVLILGSLYLAGTVLQANDELPD; encoded by the coding sequence TTGGACTCCGCCTCCTCCACGGACCCCGCAGTCCAGCGCCAGCTCGACCGCCTGACCCTGCTCTCCCCAGGCGCGGACATCCTAGGTCTCGAGCGTATCACCAAGCTGCTCGACCGGGTGGGCAACCCCCACCTCCGTCTGCCCCCGGTGTTCCACGTCGCCGGCACCAACGGCAAGGGCTCGACCTGCGCCTTCCTCCGCGCCGCGATCGAGGCCGCCGGCCACCGCTGCCACGTCTATTCCAGCCCGCACTTGGTCCGCTTCAACGAACGCATCCGCCTCGCCGGCGCGCTGATCGAGGACGACCATCTCGCCCCTCTCCTCGCCGAAGTGCTCGACGCGGGCGGTGATATCGGCGCGAGCTTCTTCGAAGTCACCACCGCCGCCGCCTTCCTGGCCTTCGCGCGGACCCCCGCCGATGCCTGCGTGATCGAAGTCGGCCTAGGCGGCCGGCTCGACGCCACCAATGTGCTGGCCGATCCCGCGGTCACAGGCATCGCCCAACTCGGCATCGATCATGAAGCGTTCCTCGGCGACACGATCCTCAAGATCTCGCGCGAGAAAGCAGGCATCGCCAAGCCCGGCCGCCCGCTCGTGGTCCTCGATTATTCGCCCGAAGTGAATGCGGTAATCGCTGAGTGCGCGGAGACCGCCGGCGCCCCGCTGTTCGCCGCACCCGCGCGCTGGTCCTTCGCACGCGAACAGGACCGACTGGCCTATCGAGACGAGGCAGGCGCGCTTACCACCCCCCTCCCCGCCCTCGCCGGCGCGCATCAGAACGCCAACCTCGCCCTCGCCAGCGCGATGATCCGCCACCAGGATCGGGTCGAAATCCCCCTCGCCGCGCTCCAACTGGCCCCCCGCGCCGCGCGCTGGCCGGCGCGGATGCAGCGGCTTTCCGCCGGGCCGCTCACCCGATTGCTCCCCGAAGGCAGCGTTGTCTGGCTCGACGGCGGACACAATGCCAACGCCGCGGAGGCGGTGAGCAGTGCCATCGCGGCGATTGCCGGCGCGCGGCCGCTCCACCTCGTTCTCGGCATGCTCGAGAATAAGGACGCGGCGGCGATGATCGCGCGCTTCGCACCGCTCGCGGCGTCGCTGACGGCGGTGCCCGTGCCGGATCACCCCCATCACGCGCCGGAGGCTCTAGCTGCGCTGGGCAACGACGTCGGACTGCCGAGCCGAACCGCGCCCGACGTGCCTGCAGCGCTCGCAGTGATCGCCGCCGACAGCGGTCCGGAGCCCTTCGTCCTGATCCTCGGCTCGCTCTATCTCGCCGGCACGGTGCTCCAGGCGAACGACGAACTGCCGGACTAG
- the accD gene encoding acetyl-CoA carboxylase, carboxyltransferase subunit beta, whose product MSWISRVRNVLSFVPRKDIPDNLWHKCKGCGTMVFIKELEDNLHVCTHCDFHERIGPALRFQYLFDEGSYTVLSSPRVVDDPLKFRDSKRYVDRLKAARTATGEPDAFLNASGTIHGQRAVIGVQDFAFMGGSMGQAVGEAFIAGVEAAIEANAPYIVFTASGGARMQEGILSLMQMPRTTVAIEMLHDAGLPYIVVLTDPTSGGVMAAYAMLGDVQIAEPRATLAFTGRRVIENTIREKLPDDFQTSEYYRDHGLVDMVEHRKDLRDVLGRLIGLLGDTRAAA is encoded by the coding sequence ATGAGCTGGATCAGCCGCGTCCGCAACGTCCTGTCCTTCGTGCCGCGCAAGGACATTCCCGACAATCTCTGGCACAAGTGCAAGGGCTGCGGGACGATGGTCTTCATCAAGGAGTTGGAGGATAATCTCCACGTCTGCACGCATTGCGATTTCCACGAGCGGATCGGCCCGGCGCTGCGCTTCCAATATCTGTTCGACGAAGGCAGCTACACCGTCCTCAGCAGCCCGCGCGTCGTCGACGATCCGCTGAAATTCCGTGACTCGAAACGCTATGTCGATCGCCTCAAGGCCGCGCGCACCGCGACCGGCGAGCCCGACGCCTTCCTCAACGCCTCGGGCACGATCCACGGCCAGAGAGCCGTGATCGGCGTCCAGGATTTCGCCTTCATGGGCGGATCGATGGGCCAGGCAGTGGGCGAAGCCTTCATCGCCGGCGTCGAAGCCGCGATCGAGGCCAACGCGCCCTACATCGTCTTCACGGCATCGGGCGGCGCCCGCATGCAGGAAGGCATTCTCAGCCTGATGCAAATGCCGCGCACCACCGTCGCCATCGAAATGCTCCACGATGCAGGGCTCCCCTATATCGTCGTGCTGACCGATCCCACTTCGGGCGGCGTCATGGCGGCCTATGCGATGCTCGGCGACGTCCAGATCGCCGAACCCCGCGCGACCCTCGCCTTCACCGGGCGGCGGGTGATCGAGAACACGATCCGCGAAAAGCTCCCGGACGATTTCCAGACCAGCGAATATTATCGCGACCACGGCCTGGTCGACATGGTCGAGCACCGCAAGGACCTGCGCGACGTGCTCGGGCGGCTGATCGGCCTGCTGGGCGACACGCGAGCGGCGGCGTGA
- the trpA gene encoding tryptophan synthase subunit alpha has translation MNRLSATFARAAEQDRAALVTFITAGDPTPAATGPILDALVEGGADVIELGMPFTDPMADGPPIQAANIRSLGAGTRTADVLDIARGFRARHPDVPLVLMGYSNPMVRRGAEWFATAAHDAGVDGVICVDIPPEEDDALGPELRAKGIAPIRLATPTTDTARLPAVLDGAAGFLYYVSVAGITGLQQAAQSSIEDAVARLKAATDLPVAVGFGVRTPEQAAAIGRVADGLVVGSAIVELVAHHGADAPEPVRAYIHSLSTAIHAARKEAA, from the coding sequence ATGAATCGCCTCTCCGCAACCTTCGCCCGCGCCGCCGAGCAAGATCGCGCCGCACTCGTGACCTTCATCACCGCCGGCGACCCTACCCCCGCCGCCACCGGCCCGATCCTCGATGCGCTGGTCGAGGGCGGCGCCGACGTGATCGAGCTTGGCATGCCCTTCACCGATCCGATGGCCGACGGCCCGCCGATCCAAGCCGCCAACATCCGCAGCCTGGGCGCTGGCACCCGCACCGCCGACGTGCTCGACATCGCCCGCGGCTTCCGCGCGCGGCACCCGGACGTGCCGCTCGTCCTCATGGGCTATTCCAACCCTATGGTCCGCCGCGGCGCCGAATGGTTCGCGACCGCGGCGCACGACGCGGGCGTCGACGGGGTGATCTGCGTCGATATCCCGCCCGAGGAGGACGATGCGCTCGGCCCCGAGCTTCGCGCAAAGGGCATCGCCCCGATCCGCCTCGCGACTCCCACGACCGACACCGCGCGGCTTCCGGCGGTGCTCGATGGCGCTGCGGGCTTTCTCTATTATGTCTCGGTCGCCGGGATCACCGGGCTCCAGCAGGCCGCGCAATCCTCGATCGAGGATGCCGTCGCCCGCCTCAAGGCCGCCACTGATCTCCCCGTCGCGGTCGGCTTTGGCGTGCGCACCCCCGAGCAGGCCGCCGCGATCGGTCGCGTCGCCGATGGCCTGGTCGTCGGCTCGGCGATCGTCGAGCTGGTCGCCCACCACGGCGCCGATGCGCCCGAGCCCGTCCGCGCCTATATTCACTCTCTCTCGACGGCGATCCACGCCGCCCGCAAGGAAGCCGCATGA